In Lytechinus variegatus isolate NC3 chromosome 18, Lvar_3.0, whole genome shotgun sequence, a single genomic region encodes these proteins:
- the LOC121431951 gene encoding alpha-2-macroglobulin receptor-associated protein-like, producing MARKLAFSHFIMVFAIANIVEAEKYSRNANRVDKLDLDDIDKSSMMGREFRSRQVIQVWQKADRMNLAQNKMKDLHRELLRIDGMYHKLKKEASVKNQDNRINRGGLEEPDMAIQKQLRDVMQKYGMDGTTGRERRMKFDSDTPFEDRKVAQLWLKAQKSNQFTKEELEELKEELSKHEEKQKSFDKLMTEIHGEDGTRANSADRFGNKNPEEVRQLRIKEMELKLQHREIAKEFEKISVKTMPEEERGPFTERRVITLWQEAKKQDFSTEDLEAIMMELKEFEEKIEEHDKAHRASLSAEIKHRSDFKKPVDKLKTNEQKSLYDRAKEMGIDIHHTMKNLRHRISQGGKWNEEL from the exons ATGGCTCGGAAACTCGCATTTTCGCACTTTATAATGGTGTTTGCCATTGCCAATATTGTGGAAGCAGAGAAATACAGTCGGAATGCGAATCGTGTGGATAAATTGGATCTTGATGACATTGACAAGTCTTCGATGATGGGAAGAGAATTTAGATCTCGACAAGTCATTCAAGTTTGGCAGAAGGCCGATCGT ATGAATCTTGCACAGAACAAAATGAAGGATCTTCACCGGGAGTTGCTACGTATTGACGGAATGTACCATAAACTAAAGAAAGAAGCCTCTGTCAAGAATCAAGATAATAGAATTAACAGAGGAGGTCTAGAAGAACCAGATATGGCAATACAGAAACAGCTTAGGG ATGTCATGCAAAAGTACGGTATGGATGGTACAACAGGCCGTGAGAGGAGGATGAAGTTTGACAGTGACACCCCGTTTGAAGACCGCAAGGTTGCCCAACTCTGGCTAAAGGCACAGAAAA GTAACCAATTCACCAAGGAAGAACTTGAGGAGCTGAAGGAAGAACTGTCCAAACATGAAGAGAAACAGAAGTCGTTTGACAAGTTAATGACAGAAATTCATGGAGAAG ATGGTACCAGGGCTAACTCTGCAGACCGCTTTGGGAACAAGAATCCAGAGGAGGTGCGTCAGCTGCGGATCAAAGAGATGGAGTTGAAGCTACAGCATCGTGAGATTGCCAAGGAGTTTGAGAAGATCTCAGTGAAGACAATGCCCGAGGAAGAGAGAGGTCCATTCACAGAGAGGCGTGTCATTACACTCTGGCAAGAAGCAAAGAAACAAGACTTCTCCACCGAAGATCTGGAGGCAATCATG ATGGAGTTGAAAGAATTTGAGGAGAAGATTGAGGAGCACGATAAAGCCCACCGAGCCTCGTTGAGTGCTGAGATCAAACACAGATCAGACTTCAAGAAACCTGTTGATAAGCTGAAGACCAATGAACAGAAGAGCCTCTATGATAGAGCTAAGGAGATGGGTATTGAT
- the LOC121431558 gene encoding zinc finger protein OZF-like has translation MVEYSREKTRQCSHCSEEFIDENSLISHQKLLDGQCDPTSHEKTHQCSYSSEEFIDENSLISHQKLPDGQCDPTSHEKMHQCSHSSEEFIDENSLISHQKLPDGQCDPTSHEKMHQCSHSSEEFIDENSLISHQKLPDGQCDPTSHEKTHQCSHSSEEFIDENSLISHQKLPDGQCDPTSHEKTHQCSHSSEEFIDENSLISHQKLPDGQCDPTSHEKTHQCSHCSEEFIDENSLISHQKLPDGQCDPTSHEKTHQCSHSSEEFIDANSLILHQKSPNGKCDPTSHEKTHQCSHCSEEFIDENSLISHQKSPNGECDPTSHPGIKSGEGYCDESFDSIEILLTHQMTHNGETPYLCSYCEKEFSEMTDLIYHMRTHPKEKPYLCSLCEKTFSSTARLNRHIMAHTKEKPYHCSYCEKEFSYKSSLNRHIRTHIKCFQCSECSKRFSQRMYLVCHMRKHMKEKSYLCEKRFSNKVDLEPHTMTHTSERNHPCPRCEKIFHSKNDLTCHIRTCDGEKPYSCPKCWTRFRCKNDLSLHLRTHEGILSLLTNTL, from the coding sequence ATGGTAGAGTACAGCAGAGAGAAGACCCGTCAGTGTTCACATTGCAGTGAGGAATTCATTGATGAGAATTCTTTAATATCACACCAGAAATTACTGGATGGACAATGTGATCCTACAAGCCATGAGAAGACGCATCAGTGTTCATATAGCAGTGAGGAATTCATTGATGAGAATTCTTTAATATCACACCAGAAATTACCGGATGGACAATGTGATCCTACAAGCCATGAGAAGATGCATCAGTGTTCACATAGCAGTGAGGAATTCATTGATGAGAATTCTTTAATATCACACCAGAAATTACCGGATGGACAATGTGACCCTACAAGCCATGAGAAGATGCATCAGTGTTCACATAGCAGTGAGGAATTCATTGATGAGAATTCTTTAATATCACACCAGAAATTACCGGATGGACAATGTGACCCTACAAGCCATGAGAAGACGCATCAGTGTTCACATAGCAGTGAGGAATTCATTGATGAGAATTCTTTAATATCACACCAGAAATTACCGGATGGACAATGTGATCCTACAAGCCATGAGAAGACGCATCAGTGTTCACATAGCAGTGAGGAATTCATTGATGAGAATTCTTTAATATCACACCAGAAATTACCGGATGGACAATGTGATCCTACAAGCCATGAGAAGACGCATCAGTGTTCACATTGCAGTGAGGAATTCATTGATGAGAATTCTTTAATATCACACCAGAAATTACCGGATGGACAATGTGATCCTACAAGCCATGAGAAGACGCATCAGTGTTCACATAGCAGTGAGGAATTCATTGATGCGAATTCTTTGATATTACACCAGAAGTCACCTAATGGAAAATGTGATCCTACAAGCCATGAGAAGACGCATCAGTGTTCACATTGCAGTGAGGAATTTATTGATGAGAATTCGTTGATATCACACCAGAAGTCACCTAATGGAGAATGCGATCCTACAAGCCATCCTGGAATAAAGTCAGGAGAGGGATATTGCGATGAATCATTTGATAGCATAGAAATTCTTTTAACCCATCAAATGACCCACAATGGAGAAACACCTTATCTTTGCTCATATTGTGAGAAGGAATTCTCAGAAATGACAGATCTTATCTATCACATGAGAACGCATCCAAAAGAGAAGCCTTATCTTTGTTCTCTTTGTGAGAAAACATTTTCTTCCACAGCTCGTCTTAATAGGCACATAATGGCCCATACTAAAGAAAAGCCTTATCATTGTTCTTATTGTGAGAAGGAATTTTCGTATAAAAGTAGTCTGAACCGTCATATAAGAACACATATTAAGTGTTTTCAGTGCTCTGAATGTAGTAAAAGATTTTCACAAAGAATGTATCTTGTCTGTCATATGAGGAAACATATGAAAGAGAAGTCTTATCTTTGTGAGAAACGGTTTTCAAACAAGGTTGATCTTGAGCCTCATACTATGACACATACTAGTGAGAGAAATCACCCATGCCCTCGTTgtgagaaaatatttcatagtaaGAATGACCTTACCTGTCATATAAGGACATGTGATGGAGAAAAACCTTATTCTTGCCCAAAGTGTTGGACAAGATTTCGTTGCAAGAATGATCTTTCTCTTCACTTAAGAACACATGAAGGAATATTGTCTTTGTTAACCAATACACTGTAG